The genomic interval AGCCGGTGCCGACGGGGATGTCGCGCAATGCGATGCCCAGCCCCGCCATGCTGAGCAGCAGTGCGATCGCGAAGATCACGCTGGGTATCGGCTTGGAGAAGCCCTCGGATCGGTCCAGCGCGACGGCCCATGCGGTTTCCATCATTCCGGAGACGACAAGCAGGATCCAGGCCATGTAGCCAACGTTAAGCGACCGAACAATATTGCTGATGGAAGCACTGTTCGGCGCGTCCGGAGCAGCGACCCGCTAT from Nocardia goodfellowii carries:
- a CDS encoding DMT family transporter, whose amino-acid sequence is MAWILLVVSGMMETAWAVALDRSEGFSKPIPSVIFAIALLLSMAGLGIALRDIPVGTGYAVWVGIGAIGTALVGMVFLGESHAVSRILCLVLIVCGVVGLKLFH